A genome region from Elusimicrobiota bacterium includes the following:
- the dnaA gene encoding chromosomal replication initiator protein DnaA, translating to MDKTPQELWENCLIVISKKIPEKTFDLWIKPAKPISISEDKFLIEVPNKFFIDWMKENVQEKIEKELSHQSGIKISLNYTVIQNLDEFLKPEPVLEPIPVAEPESIFTEEQFNPKYTFEKFVVGNSNKFAQAAAQAVAEDPGKAYNPLFIYGGVGLGKTHLLHAIGHRIKQKNKTTKVLYIVCEKFVNEMISSLTRSTMPQFHLKYRSLDALLIDDVQFLGKGEQIQEVFHHTFNALYEARKQIVLSADSAPKEIVTLQDRLKSRFEWGLVADITAPDLETRIAILKSKVVNERIHVPEDVLLFIASNIKANIRELEGALIRIVAYAYLTGTQITVDRTQEILKDIVKPTPEELPITIEKIQKVIAKNFNIDIKDLKSKKRTDAIAQPRQIAMYIARKFTELSTIEIGEVFGGRDHTTVLYAFDKIEKLINKDPFFSAELNKILAEIKTTK from the coding sequence AAAGCCGATTTCAATTTCTGAAGACAAGTTTTTAATAGAGGTACCGAACAAATTTTTTATTGACTGGATGAAAGAAAATGTTCAGGAAAAAATTGAGAAGGAACTTTCTCATCAATCAGGTATAAAAATTTCGCTTAATTACACGGTTATCCAGAATCTTGATGAATTTTTGAAACCAGAACCTGTATTAGAGCCGATACCTGTTGCAGAGCCGGAATCCATTTTTACAGAAGAGCAGTTTAATCCAAAATACACTTTTGAAAAATTTGTTGTTGGTAATTCCAACAAGTTTGCCCAGGCGGCGGCACAGGCGGTTGCAGAAGACCCGGGCAAAGCATATAATCCACTTTTTATTTATGGCGGTGTCGGGTTAGGAAAAACACATCTGCTTCACGCAATTGGACATAGAATAAAACAAAAAAACAAAACAACAAAGGTTCTTTATATCGTTTGTGAAAAATTTGTAAATGAAATGATTTCGTCGCTAACAAGAAGCACTATGCCACAGTTTCACCTAAAATATCGTTCACTTGATGCATTGCTTATTGATGATGTTCAGTTTTTAGGAAAAGGTGAGCAGATACAAGAGGTGTTTCATCATACATTCAACGCACTCTATGAAGCAAGAAAACAGATTGTTCTCTCTGCTGATTCGGCACCAAAAGAAATCGTTACATTACAAGACCGTCTTAAAAGCAGGTTTGAATGGGGACTTGTTGCTGATATTACAGCACCGGATTTAGAGACAAGAATAGCAATCTTAAAAAGTAAAGTTGTAAATGAAAGAATCCATGTACCTGAAGATGTTTTACTTTTTATTGCATCAAACATAAAGGCAAACATACGCGAATTAGAAGGCGCCCTAATAAGAATTGTGGCATATGCGTATCTTACCGGAACTCAGATAACGGTTGACAGAACACAGGAAATTCTGAAAGATATTGTTAAACCAACACCGGAAGAACTACCAATAACAATAGAAAAAATACAGAAGGTAATCGCAAAAAATTTTAATATAGACATAAAAGATTTAAAGAGCAAAAAAAGAACTGATGCGATTGCTCAACCAAGACAAATAGCAATGTATATTGCCCGAAAATTTACTGAACTATCAACAATAGAGATAGGTGAAGTATTTGGTGGAAGAGATCATACAACTGTTCTTTATGCGTTTGACAAAATAGAAAAACTTATAAATAAAGACCCTTTTTTTTCAGCAGAATTGAACAAGATACTTGCAGAAATAAAAACAACCAAGTAG